The Astatotilapia calliptera chromosome 19, fAstCal1.2, whole genome shotgun sequence DNA segment tatttgtttgttagttttaaagacaacttttttttctctggtaTTGAAGTCAAGCAAACTGTGATGGCTTTGCCTATTAGGGGCAGTAGATCGTGTTATATTACCTCTTCGCTTAAATTTAATTTCTGTTTatagtaaaataaagaaaaacaagtcaATAGAGAATACGTTTTGTGTAAATGATGCTAACGTTAGTTACCTGAGCAAACTAACGTTCATGTTTGGGTCgcatttactgtaaatgtttttgCGTGTTTGACTGGTTTTGTGTTTAAAGTGGCAAAAATTGTAACTCCACAAAACCGGCAAAAGGCCACAGTGCAAAACGTCTGAAAACATAAGTCAACTTACGAAGTTTTCGTTTCAACGTTTACATGCTAACGTTAGCGATGCTAGCACCTGTTAGAACACCGGCTAACGGCTATTagcgggggaaaaaaagcagccgTTGGAAGCTCTCCACCTACCTCCTTCAGAAGTAGTGTTCTTTGACTGCtggacaaaacaagcaaaaaatagACTTAAGAGGACCAATTCTGTTCTTAATGCGGCTCTATGTTCAGCAGTGACATCCATTCATTCCTCACTCACACATGTGGCGTTGTTTTCAGAGGAAGTTGAATCGATGAAACCGGAAGATAACCCGGTGTACAAAGCAGCAACAATCAGTAAAAACCTCTTTTGCCGAAAACCTGCAGATTcatatgtttattttgtgcaGTTGGTTTGCGAATTTGCAAATTTCGCCTttggcaaatatttttttttaccatctgtACGATTATTTCCTGAACATTAAATAggataattgtaaaaaaataataatacaacaacaacaacaacaacaacaacaacaacaacaacaacaacaacaacaaaaacagttatCACCAGTAAGTTAAACTAGTGGATGTAAGATTGTAGTTTTACCGTagtaggagaaaaaagaaatatatgctACTATGTATTCGTTTGCACTTTaagttgcattctgttttttaaaggtgCTGATAATTTGTCTAAAACTAGAAACCAGAAAGCTGAACGTGTAATAAGTAATTTAATGCACTGCTGCAAAAATGCAATAAAGaccacaaaaaacagaaatgggaGTGAAATACCAGCGAACAAAAGGAATCCTCGCTGGAGCGCGTCCAATTGAATGAATGGACTACAAATACTGACCAATGGGAGCGGAGGATCGTCTGCTATAAATCACCATCTCAAGTCTTTAGTCCGGTTGGAGAGCTGCTGGGACGCTGCTGGTGGCTTGTGAGCTTCTCGGTCAGGAAAAATAGGGATCTTTGTATCAAGCCCTGGTGGcagtagtaatagtaataatccGCAAATTCTACAACAGGTAAGATTTTCGCTCAGTTTAATTTAGAATTAGGTCGCACCGGCAAAATCTCTTTAGCTTTTACGATGAAATTAAAGGCGCTTTTTACTACAGGAACTAATGTTAACATTTGAGTAGTTTTTtaaggtgatttaaaaaaaaagaaaaaagaaatacgaTCAATTATGCTTAACAAAACTGATGTGGTGCATGTGTTGTCACCTGCTAAACGCGCTGCACAGCGGGATGAATCGTTTATCTGCTAACCCCCCCGAAACTAACACCCATTTGTATGTGCATGTCAGCTGTAGACTCAGTCCTGACTCTATCGGTATTTTgcggtttgtttgggttttttttcaccgTCTCTCCCTTCCGTCCTCCGACCAGGGATCAGCCATGCCTTTCGGTAACACGCACAACCAGACGAAGATGAAATACTCCTCCGAGCAGGAGTACCCGGACCTCAGCAAACACAACAATCATATGGCCAAGGTTCTGACTCCTGCTATGTATGAGCGTCTGAGGAGCAAACAAACACCCAGTGGATTTACTCTGGATGATGTCATTCAGACTGGGGTTGATAACCCaggtatttattaaaaaaaaaaaaaaaaaaaaaaaaatcccaagcAGCTTTTCAGCCAAACTACCATCTGTTCGGTCTGATCCACTGCCTGTAATGGTCTCAGCGGTGCTTTGTGTCCCTGTTTGTGTGAGGGGGAGGCTTTTTGCACTGTGACCTTGTTAAGGGGATAAAGTCAACCAATTTTTACAAACATATGGAGTACTGATTCTATTCGAACCTGCCACTCTCCTCTAAATGGGTTTCCATTTTCAGGCCAGTATTGCACAACTTAAAAGCAAAGTGTAAAGATTACCAGAGTTACATAATGTATGCAGCTGATAGTCCCTGCTGCTTTCAGTTTATTATGTGCGATATTCTCTACTGTATTGAAGACTACAACACAAATGAAGTTGATGTTATAACCCTTCAGGTTGGGATGACCTGGTAGCTGTAAACTGTATGGCAGGTAACTCTCCTCACCCTGTAGACTGTTTCTGTTTAGCTCTGACAAAATGGTCAAGCTGACCCTGAAGAGGCTGTCAGCTGAGGATGAGTACCCAGATCTCAGTCAGCACAACAACTACATGGCCAAGGTTTTAACCCAGGACATGTACAAGAAACTGAGAGAGAGGGCTACACCCAGCGGCTTCACCATAGATGGTGTCATTCAGACAGGGGTTGACAATCCTGGTACAGTAACAGTCCCAGTCTGAGCCCTGACGACACAGAGCACATTTAATTTGTGaggatgtttgtttgtatattgcTGTCCGCGGTCTCTTGTGACCCTGTTGGCTTCACGTGCAGGCCACCCCTTCATTATGACTGTGGGCTGTGTTGCTGGGGATGAGGAGACATACGAAGTCTTCAAAGACCTGTTGGACCCTGTGATCGAGGACCGACATGGAGGATACAAACCCACAGACAAGCACAAGACTGACCTCAACTCAGGCAACCTGAAGGTACCGCAGCTCTGCCATCGCTTAACAAAGCCGAATTTAACTCTGGAATCTCAGCCAAGCCTAATGTGACTCTGCTCTCTAAGGGTGGTGATGATCTCGATCCCAACTACGTGCTCAGCTCCAGGGTCCGAACAGGCCGCAGCATCCGCGGCTTCAGTCTGCCACcacactgcagcagaggagagagacGCGCTGTGGAAAAGCTTTCCATTGAAGGTAAGGAGGCCTCTGTACTGAAAGAAGATGGTTAGTGACAGTGATTGTACTCTGCTGCAAATCACTAAGCTGATCTACACAGATGGAGACGGCCTGCCGCCAGATGATTGTTATATAAAAGCAACACAACTCTATGCCCTGAAACCAGTGATTCACGTTGCTCATGCTTGTGGACTCGTTTGTGAGGCAGTAGATGCCCCCTAGTGTTTGTTAAAATGCAGCACAGAAACAAAGGTGGATTAGACTCTTATGACCAATTTATTCTGATGCTAAAAACACTAGTAAATCTTTTTATCTTAATTTGATTTTCCAAAGCTCAGTGTGGAATTGGAtcagttcagcattttttttcccccaaactgTTCATCACAGACTGGAACTGCAGCCTAAGAGTAATTTGTCCACAAATGTCATAGTGGATTTTTCATGTCTCAGATCTGTCATAAATCACGGCTCTTGTCCCTGCAGCTCTGGCCTCTCTGTCTGGAGATCTGAAGGGGAAATATTATGCCCTGAAGAACATGACTGacgcagagcagcagcagctcattgatgaccacttcctgtttgacaaGCCAgtgtctcctctgctgctggccTCAGGGATGGCCCGCGACTGGCCCGATGCCAGAGGCATCTGGTAATGTCTCGTCTTTAATGCAGTTTGTCTGCCAGGAATATGTAAATCTCTCCACTGGTATTTTGACTTAAAATTGTATTTCCTGTCTACAGGCA contains these protein-coding regions:
- the ckba gene encoding creatine kinase, brain a isoform X2, which gives rise to MPFGNTHNQTKMKYSSEQEYPDLSKHNNHMAKVLTPAMYERLRSKQTPSGFTLDDVIQTGVDNPGHPFIMTVGCVAGDEETYEVFKDLLDPVIEDRHGGYKPTDKHKTDLNSGNLKGGDDLDPNYVLSSRVRTGRSIRGFSLPPHCSRGERRAVEKLSIEALASLSGDLKGKYYALKNMTDAEQQQLIDDHFLFDKPVSPLLLASGMARDWPDARGIWHNDNKTFLVWVNEEDHLRVISMQKGGNMKEVFTRFCTGLTKIESLFKERSHEFMWNEHLGYVLTCPSNLGTGLRAGVHVKLPNLSKNTKFEEVLKKLRLQKRGTGGVDTAAVGGVFDISNADRLGFSEVELVQMVVDGVKLLVDMEKRLEKGQSIDDLMPAQK
- the ckba gene encoding creatine kinase, brain a isoform X1; this encodes MEKISDKMVKLTLKRLSAEDEYPDLSQHNNYMAKVLTQDMYKKLRERATPSGFTIDGVIQTGVDNPGHPFIMTVGCVAGDEETYEVFKDLLDPVIEDRHGGYKPTDKHKTDLNSGNLKGGDDLDPNYVLSSRVRTGRSIRGFSLPPHCSRGERRAVEKLSIEALASLSGDLKGKYYALKNMTDAEQQQLIDDHFLFDKPVSPLLLASGMARDWPDARGIWHNDNKTFLVWVNEEDHLRVISMQKGGNMKEVFTRFCTGLTKIESLFKERSHEFMWNEHLGYVLTCPSNLGTGLRAGVHVKLPNLSKNTKFEEVLKKLRLQKRGTGGVDTAAVGGVFDISNADRLGFSEVELVQMVVDGVKLLVDMEKRLEKGQSIDDLMPAQK